The following proteins are encoded in a genomic region of Magnolia sinica isolate HGM2019 chromosome 1, MsV1, whole genome shotgun sequence:
- the LOC131248488 gene encoding nuclear-pore anchor-like: protein MEKLKGEAQANKDHMLKYKEITQVNEVALKQIESAHEKFKAEANKLRKSLEDEIYFLKGRVSELESDLVSKSTKVTSTVSGKEKALSSYDRLSKVVISTATDVIYSRRYVSL from the exons ATGGAAAAACTGAAAGGGGAGGCACAAGCCAACAAGGATCACATGCTAAAG taTAAAGAAATAACACAAGTGAATGAAGTTGCATTGAAGCAAATTGAATCTGCTCATGAAAAATTCAAGGCTGAG GCTAACAAGCTAAGGAAGTCACTGGAGGATGAAATTTactttctcaagggaagggtttcagaacttgaaagtgatcttgtgtcaaagtcCACAAAAGTTACATCTACAGTTTCAGGGAAAGAAAAAGCTCTatcttcttatgataggttgagcaaa GTAGTGATATCTACTGCTACGGATGTGATCTATAGTCGTAGGTATGTTTCACTATAG